In a genomic window of Brassica oleracea var. oleracea cultivar TO1000 unplaced genomic scaffold, BOL UnpScaffold01212, whole genome shotgun sequence:
- the LOC106321084 gene encoding transcription factor TGA6-like, with the protein MEDKGKNIEQAQQSCYLGWMSLQSQRVLDLKQALAQRRSHEGTADAATDEKKLRELTQKIIGDFKDYARKRADLSHRCSSNYYAPSWNTPLENALIWMGGCRPSSFFRLVYALCGSQTEIRVTQFLRNVDGYDTSGSGGASLSDLTAEQLAKINVLHVKIIDEEEKMTKKVSSLQEDAADIPISTVAYAEEHVGEPNLAVDQALDKQEEAMATLLAEADNLRVYTLSKIIEVLAPMQAADFLLAGIKLHLSMHSWGALRDRRRRECIIEAADDAGGKEGK; encoded by the exons atggaggaCAAAGGGAAAAACATCGAACAAGCTCAACAAAGTTGTTACCTAGGGTGGATGAGTTTACAATCCCAACGCGTCCTTGACCTTAAACAAGCCTTAGCTCAACGACGATCTCACGAAGGCACAGCCGACGCTGCCACGGATGAGAAGAAACTCCGTGAATTAACACAAAAGATCATTGGAGACTTCAAAGATTACGCCCGAAAAAGAGCCGATCTCTCACACCGATGTAGCTCGAACTATTATGCGCCGTCGTGGAACACTCCTTTGGAGAACGCTCTGATTTGGATGGGTGGCTGCAGACCATCTTCTTTCTTTAGGCTTGTTTATGCTCTGTGTGGGTCCCAAACTGAGATCCGTGTGACTCAGTTTCTCCGCAACGTCGATGGTTACGATACTTCAG GTAGTGGTGGCGCATCACTCAGCGATCTAACGGCGGAGCAGCTGGCGAAGATCAACGTCTTGCATGTGAAGATCATAgacgaagaagagaagatgaccAAGAAAGTCTCCAGTCTGCAAGAAGACGCCGCTGATATTCCTATCTCCACCGTGGCTTACGCGGAGGAGCACGTAGGAGAGCCTAACTTGGCAGTAGATCAAGCTCTCGACAAGCAAGAAGAAGCTATGGCCACTTTATTGGCCGAGGCCGATAATCTGAGGGTATATACGTTGAGTAAAATCATAGAGGTTCTGGCGCCGATGCAAGCCGCGGATTTTTTGCTAGCCGGGATAAAACTTCATCTTTCAATGCATTCTTGGGGAGCGCTAAGGGATCGCCGCCGTCGTGAATGTATAATAGAGGCCGCAGATGATGCCGGAGGGAAGGAAGGGAAGTAG